In Rhinoraja longicauda isolate Sanriku21f chromosome 13, sRhiLon1.1, whole genome shotgun sequence, one genomic interval encodes:
- the mul2 gene encoding mitochondrial ubiquitin ligase activator of nfkb 1-A, with translation MDRIPVSTVELICLGSSFAFSGLFYYLYRRKRTTVEVLKEAPQFQINKQLVEFLKATPGKCVQYAVVEGITRPVGERLRSHYQADCTGVMQRLILKEHKLIWNNLARSWSDSERIIHERVNVVPFDLISPEGGKCAVHVINPLEASGPQFETIYERFHQATQGFTDIIGHYLSGEKPKGFLETEEMVRVGATLTGIGELVLDSDKMIKLQPPKDGLEYFLSTMDFPSILKQQESSVKLWKVFTTICTLTGVAIIMVVLHRMYREFNEKQEREEMRRSYERFKESRHAAGLTSVGDEDDIPANACVICLSKPRECVFLTCGHVCCCYDCHRALPTPICPICRSTIVRVVPLYQA, from the exons ATGGACAGGATTCCAGTGTCGACTGTTGAGCTGATCTGCTTGGGGTCCAGCTTTGCATTTTCTGGGTTGTTTTACTACTTGTATAGAAGGAAAAGAACAACCGTGGAAGTGCTGAAG GAAGCCCCACAATTTCAGATCAACAAGCAGTTGGTGGAATTTCTTAAAGCCACTCCAGGAAAATGTGTGCAGTATGCTGTTGTAGAAG GAATTACTCGACCAGTTGGAGAGAGATTACGTAGCCATTATCAAGCTGACTGCACAGGTGTAATGCAACGGCTTATTTTGAAAGAGCACAAACTGATTTGGAATAACTTAGCCCGGAGTTG GAGCGATAGTGAACGTATTATACATGAAAGAGTGAATGTCGTGCCCTTTGACCTGATTTCTCCTGAAGGAGGAAAATGTGCGGTTCATGTAATCAACCCTTTGGAAGCATCAGGACCACAGTTTGAAACGATATATGAACGCTTTCACCAAGCCACACAAGGCTTCACTGATATCATTGGGCACTACCTGAGCGGCGAAAAGCCCAAAGGTTTCTTGGAAACTGAAGAGATGGTCCGTGTCGGGGCCACTTTGACAGGGATTGGAGAGCTTGTTTTAGATTCTGACAAGATGATCAAACTGCAGCCCCCTAAAGATGGTCTGGAATATTTCCTAAGTACCATGGATTTCCCTAGCATCCTGAAACAGCAGGAGTCAAGTGTTAAACTGTGGAAGGTGTTTACAACCATCTGCACTCTGACTGGTGTTGCGATAATCATGGTCGTCCTGCACAGGATGTACCGGGAGTTCAATGAAAAACAGGAACGGGAAGAAATGAGGAGGAGTTACGAACGGTTTAAAGAAAGTAGACATGCCGCTGGGTTGACATCAGTTGGTGATGAAGATGATATTCCAGCAAATGCCTGTGTGATTTGTCTTTCTAAACCGCGGGAATGTGTCTTCCTGACCTGTGGGCACGTTtgttgttgttatgattgtcatCGAGCGCTCCCCACACCAATTTGCCCAATTTGTAGAAGTACCATAGTCAGAGTAGTTCCCCTTTACCAAGCATGA
- the LOC144599128 gene encoding receptor-transporting protein 3-like, whose product MAEASGRNLWFTHFASSIAEEDIEEQWTLNFNYSLEDKLDARKRAEGWKIYITSSFAKFTCRCSNSWSSSRATMVFHYRLGKKKGFVLLRLLRQQCRECDNPIWHKPQVYSNEIYQVLDRLIPKILKNCYGVPNLADIARKMNHRKTKPHESSLCEACEVGICNQS is encoded by the exons ATGGCAGAAGCTTCTGGAAGAAACCTTTGGTTCACTCACTTCGCCAGCTCTATAGCAGAAGAGGACATTGAAGAACAGTGGACACTGAATTTCAATTACAGCCTTGAAGATAAACTAGATGCTAGGAAAAGAGCAGAAGGTTGGAAGATTTATATAACATCATCATTTGCCAA ATTTACCTGTCGCTGTTCAAATTCGTGGTCTTCATCCCGTGCCACTATGGTGTTTCATTACCGCCTGGGAAAAAAGAAAGGATTCGTTTTGCTTCGTCTCCTCCGGCAGCAATGCAGAGAATGCGATAACCCCATTTGGCACAAACCACAGGTTTATTCCAACGAAATATACCAAGTGCTTGACAGACTTATTCCAAAAATCCTCAAAAACTGCTATGGTGTTCCCAATCTGGCAGATATAGCAAGAAAAATGAACCATCGGAAGACTAAACCTCATGAAAGTTCCCTCTGTGAAGCCTGTGAAGTGGGCATTTGCAATCAAAGTTAA